One window of the Aquila chrysaetos chrysaetos chromosome 8, bAquChr1.4, whole genome shotgun sequence genome contains the following:
- the TBCEL gene encoding tubulin-specific chaperone cofactor E-like protein isoform X1, which translates to MPGISRAVSALLATVPAVSTGSFQKRGVVAELQEGSMDQPSGRSFMQVLCEKYSPENFPYRRGPGMGVHVPATPQGSPMKDRLNLPSVLVLNSCGITCAGDENEIAAFCAHVSELDLSDNKLEDWHEVSKIVSNVPHLEFLNLSSNPLSLSVLERRCAGSFAGVRKLVLNNSKASWETVHTILQELPDLEELFLCLNDYETVSCSPVCCQSLKLLHITDNNLQDWTEIRKLGIMFPSLDTLILANNNLTTIEESEDSLARLFPNLRSINLHKSGLHCWEDIDKLNSFPKLEEVKLLGIPLLQSYTTEERRKLLIARLPSIVKLNGSIVADGEREDSERFFIRYYMEFPEEEVPFRYHELVTKYGKLEPLAVVDLRPQSSVKVEVHFQDKVEEMSIRLDQTVAELKKHLKTVVQLSTSNMLLFYLDQEAPFGPEEMKYSSRALHSYGIRDGDKIYVEPRMK; encoded by the exons AACTCCAAGAAGGGAGCATGGACCAGCCCAGCGGAAGGAGTTTCATGCAAGTTCTTTGTGAGAAATACAGCCCCGAGAACTTCCCGTATCGTCGTGGACCTGGTATGGGGGTGCATGTCCCAGCAACTCCACAGGGTTCACCTATGAAAG ATCGCCTCAACCTTCCAAGTGTACTAGTACTGAACAGCTGTGGCATAACCTGTGCAGGGGATGAGAATGAAATCGCTGCCTTCTGTGCTCATGTGTCTGAGCTAGATCTTTCTGACAATAAACTGGAAGACTGGCATGAG GTCAGTAAAATTGTGTCCAACGTTCCCCACTTGGAGTTTCTAAACTTGAGTTCCAACCCTCTCAGTTTGTCCGTTTTAGAGAGAAGGTGTGCTGGGTCTTTCGCTGGTGTTCGCAAACTTGTGCTCAACAACAGCAAAGCTTCCTGGGAAACAGTCCACACAATCCTGCAGGAATTACCAGA CTTGGAGGAGCTCTTCCTGTGCCTTAACGACTATGAAACAGTGTCTTGTTCTCCGGTTTGCTGTCAGTCTCTCAAATTACTCCACATAACTGACAATAATCTTCAAGACTGGACTGAAATTCGAAAATTGGGAATTATGTTTCCATCACTGGACACACTTATTCTGGCTAACAACAACCTCACGACCATTGAAGAGTCAGAAGATTCCCTAGCAAGGCTGTTCCCCAACCTGCGATCCATCAATTTGCACAAGTCAG GTCTGCATTGCTGGGAGGACATTGACAAGTTAAATTCTTTTCCCAAGCTCGAGGAAGTAAAATTGCTAGGAATCCCTTTGCTGCAGTCCTACACCACTGAGGAGCGCAGGAAGCTGCTAATAGCCAG GTTGCCATCTATTGTCAAGCTCAATGGAAGCATCGTTGCCGATGGGGAGCGAGAGGACTCGGAGCGATTCTTCATCCGATATTACATGGAGTTCCCAGAGGAGGAAGTCCCATTCAG GTATCACGAGCTGGTCACGAAGTACGGGAAGCTGGAGCCCTTGGCAGTCGTGGATCTTCGGCCACAGAGCAGCGTGAAGGTGGAGGTTCACTTCCAGGATAAGGTGGAAGAGATGTCGATCCGTCTTGATCAGACTGTGGCAGAATTGAAGAAGCACTTAAAAACTGTGGTGCAGTTGTCAACAAGCAACATGTTGCTCTTCTACTTGGACCAGGAAGCTCCTTTTGGTCCCGAGGAGATGAAATACAGCTCGCGAGCACTGCATTCTTATGGCATTCGGGATGGAGATAAAATTTATGTGGAACCCAGAATGAAATAG
- the TBCEL gene encoding tubulin-specific chaperone cofactor E-like protein isoform X2, whose protein sequence is MDQPSGRSFMQVLCEKYSPENFPYRRGPGMGVHVPATPQGSPMKDRLNLPSVLVLNSCGITCAGDENEIAAFCAHVSELDLSDNKLEDWHEVSKIVSNVPHLEFLNLSSNPLSLSVLERRCAGSFAGVRKLVLNNSKASWETVHTILQELPDLEELFLCLNDYETVSCSPVCCQSLKLLHITDNNLQDWTEIRKLGIMFPSLDTLILANNNLTTIEESEDSLARLFPNLRSINLHKSGLHCWEDIDKLNSFPKLEEVKLLGIPLLQSYTTEERRKLLIARLPSIVKLNGSIVADGEREDSERFFIRYYMEFPEEEVPFRYHELVTKYGKLEPLAVVDLRPQSSVKVEVHFQDKVEEMSIRLDQTVAELKKHLKTVVQLSTSNMLLFYLDQEAPFGPEEMKYSSRALHSYGIRDGDKIYVEPRMK, encoded by the exons ATGGACCAGCCCAGCGGAAGGAGTTTCATGCAAGTTCTTTGTGAGAAATACAGCCCCGAGAACTTCCCGTATCGTCGTGGACCTGGTATGGGGGTGCATGTCCCAGCAACTCCACAGGGTTCACCTATGAAAG ATCGCCTCAACCTTCCAAGTGTACTAGTACTGAACAGCTGTGGCATAACCTGTGCAGGGGATGAGAATGAAATCGCTGCCTTCTGTGCTCATGTGTCTGAGCTAGATCTTTCTGACAATAAACTGGAAGACTGGCATGAG GTCAGTAAAATTGTGTCCAACGTTCCCCACTTGGAGTTTCTAAACTTGAGTTCCAACCCTCTCAGTTTGTCCGTTTTAGAGAGAAGGTGTGCTGGGTCTTTCGCTGGTGTTCGCAAACTTGTGCTCAACAACAGCAAAGCTTCCTGGGAAACAGTCCACACAATCCTGCAGGAATTACCAGA CTTGGAGGAGCTCTTCCTGTGCCTTAACGACTATGAAACAGTGTCTTGTTCTCCGGTTTGCTGTCAGTCTCTCAAATTACTCCACATAACTGACAATAATCTTCAAGACTGGACTGAAATTCGAAAATTGGGAATTATGTTTCCATCACTGGACACACTTATTCTGGCTAACAACAACCTCACGACCATTGAAGAGTCAGAAGATTCCCTAGCAAGGCTGTTCCCCAACCTGCGATCCATCAATTTGCACAAGTCAG GTCTGCATTGCTGGGAGGACATTGACAAGTTAAATTCTTTTCCCAAGCTCGAGGAAGTAAAATTGCTAGGAATCCCTTTGCTGCAGTCCTACACCACTGAGGAGCGCAGGAAGCTGCTAATAGCCAG GTTGCCATCTATTGTCAAGCTCAATGGAAGCATCGTTGCCGATGGGGAGCGAGAGGACTCGGAGCGATTCTTCATCCGATATTACATGGAGTTCCCAGAGGAGGAAGTCCCATTCAG GTATCACGAGCTGGTCACGAAGTACGGGAAGCTGGAGCCCTTGGCAGTCGTGGATCTTCGGCCACAGAGCAGCGTGAAGGTGGAGGTTCACTTCCAGGATAAGGTGGAAGAGATGTCGATCCGTCTTGATCAGACTGTGGCAGAATTGAAGAAGCACTTAAAAACTGTGGTGCAGTTGTCAACAAGCAACATGTTGCTCTTCTACTTGGACCAGGAAGCTCCTTTTGGTCCCGAGGAGATGAAATACAGCTCGCGAGCACTGCATTCTTATGGCATTCGGGATGGAGATAAAATTTATGTGGAACCCAGAATGAAATAG